From the genome of Mucilaginibacter paludis DSM 18603:
ATATCTTGAATAAAGAGTCAAATGTTATTTTTTATATATGTGATTCTGATGATGACAGGCAAGATAAAAGGCATCTGATCTTTGACTATTGGTATCAAAAATCTTCTGAACATTTCTATTATATCAGCAAATACAATCATTGCTTCAAATCCGAGCATGGCTATCAAATAAACTCTTCTGTTCTTTATAATAATCAAAATCCTTTGGATGATTTTATAATAGAGGAATTTAAAAAAGCACTTGAATATAGTTAAATGATTTGTCCCATATCATATATAGTTAGCTTTGAGGAGCGGATGGGATGCGTTGTTGGTTCTATCACGACGATTTTTGCAGTCAGCAAAATATGCTTTCAATTTGCGTTGTGTTTCTGTTTATCAGCATAATGTATTAATAGGGCTGGTATGATTGATATACATATTGCACGGCGAGTTCGCCCCCTTTATTTAATCATTTAATCCTCTATTTGGGGTGATTCAATTATGACTTCTATTTCCCCTTTAAATACCTGGGGGGGGATTATTATTGTTCCCATAGATGAGCCTAAGTTGGACGTCAATGTAGAAATAAATGATCTTACATAAGGAAATAATATGGCCGGAGCATTTAAATGCATAAATGTGTCTCTATGCTTATCTTCCATCTCCATATTTAATATAAATAATCCTGAGATGATAGTTTTTATATTAAAGTAACCTTCTGATTCTATGTGAACATCCATAACAACCTTAAAATTATCAGGCAAATTTTTAGGAAGGATAATTTTGGGAAGAATGCTATGTTTAATTTCAGCGTTTGTATATTGATTCTGAACTTCTACATGGATAGACGATATGTCTACACCAACAAAATTCAGTCGGGGTTGATTTGTAACACCCATTACGCGGCCATATTTAAATTTTGCCCATAAAAATCTGATTCACATATAATAACATTACCTTTTAATATTTCGATATGTGATGGACAATCATATTGATCTGTATACCCACCACTTATCTCAATGGCGTCCTTTAGGCCAACCGAGTCTAATTTTTTGAACATGTCATTATATGATTGAGCAGTTTGTTTTGAGATAAAACTGTCTATAGCTGCTTCTAATTTATTTAAATCTAACATGGTGTTTTAAAATTAACATTCTGCTTCAAAATGGTGCGTAAAGGTATGTATAATATTCATTTCAAAACAGACTAATTGTATCCTCTTTCTGTAATATAAATTGATAACTTTATTTACCTGTTGATTGTTTGGAATATCTTGAAACATAATTCCAGACACAGACTCCCAAATTTTATTCATTTTAATTATATTGTTTATTTCTGGTATTGTAGCTTTTCTGCCGGATTTTTTAAATATATCATCAGCTATCTTTTCCACCGCTCGATACCACAGTAGATAATGCTTCTCGTTAAAAACGGTATCTAATATCCCCTGACAATCAATAACAGCTTTATATACAATGTATTTTTTGTAGGCTTTTTTTCCGTTTTGCCCCCAAAATATGGCGTCTTGTTCTTCGTACCAAAAATAATAACCTTCACCAAGCCATGCATCTTCTCTCGAACAAATTATAGGTTCAGTTAAGTAAGGTAATCTGTACCCTTGAGTATGAAACATAGTTCGCATCGAAGTCATCGCAGCAATAATACAAATACTATTGATATGATTATTATCAAATAGAAATAAATGATGACGCTGGTGATTTATCTGCAAATATATAGTTCCACACAAAGTTAGTTTGATATTGTGCCATGAATATTTCCTTGAGAATAGGTTAAGATAAAATCAATACAGATGCCCTTGAACTCACAAAATATCACCTTCCTCCTGATGGCATAGTTTTAGAGAGGAGCGTTGCAAAACATAAATTGTTAGCTCAACTTCCAATAAACTATACCATAGCCGGCGATTTTAAAACTCTCCATCCTTTCAATAAACTCCTTACCCCGATAGATATTTTGCGTTAACGATAGAAGCGGATACCGGCCCGTGGCTAAGGCTTCGTGCAGTATGAGCGCATAGCGTGGGCCGGAGGCAACGCCCTGTTAGGTTATTGGTAGTTATTAGGTTGTTGGGTGGTTATTGAGTTATTAAGTTACTGGGTTATTAGGTGATGAAACAGTTTTTTGATGAAAAAATACCGAATAACAACCCACCAATAACCCTAATAACCAGTAACCCAAAACAAATACCCCAGTAACTTAATAGCTCAATAACCAATAACTCAGTAACCAATAACCAATAACCAAATAACAAATACGTGTGCCACATCCAGGCCTGCCACCTGCTATCACCCTAATTTTACATCAATGAAATTTATTTATACAGTTGACCCGCTGGCCGAAAAGCCGATCATGTTATTGAACGACGATATAGGCTTTAACACCGAAACCGGAAAGGGTATTGACGGTGCCAAATTTATGGCCGAGCTGATGGCGCTGGATGCCATGCGGCCGAAATCCATCGAGATCTGGATCAATTCGCCTGGGGGCGTGGTGATGGATGGATATAATATTTATGCTGCCATTTTAAAATCGGTTACCAAGGTTGATACCGTTGGCGTTGGTTGTATGGCCAGCATTGCGGCGGTAATTTTTCAGGCGGGGCGCACCCGTACCATGATGGATTACAGCTGGCTGATGTACCATAACCCTTTTGGCGGCGATGATACCAAGGTGCTGGAGGTGATGAGGGAAAGTATATCTAAAATGGTGGCCCGCTCGGGCAAGCCTGAGGCCGAGATACTGGCCATGATGCAAAAGGAAACCTACATTACCGCCCAGGAAGCCCTTGAATACGGCTTTGCCGACGCCATTGAAAACTCGGCCCAGCATAACCGCAAGCGCATGGCCGCTATTACCGAACCCTCCAATTTTCATAAGGAAGCAAATTTAATACTAAACAAACTTTTTGATACCACAAAAGCCAGCAAAATGAGCAAACTGATCACCAACAAATTGGGCCTGAATGATGATGCAACTGAAGACAGCATCCTGAGGGCCATCGAAAACATGCAGAACAAGGCTAAAACCGACAAGGAAGTTCTGGAAGCCAAGATAGCCGATCTGGAAAAGAAGATGAACGACGACTCGGTTGAGATTGACAAACTGAAAAAGGAAAAAGACGCCCTGGAGAAAGCCAAGGATAAAGCCGAGGCCGAGAAGTGCGAGGCCGAAGAGGAGGCTAAAACCCAGAAAGCCAAAAATGCCGTGGAGGAATACGCCAAGGTGGGCCGCATTAAAAACGACCCCAAGGTGATTGACTTTTGGACAGAGCAATTCAAAGCCGACGAAGAGATTGCCAAAGAGCAAATTGAGGCCCTGCCCTTAAACAAAACTGCCCCGGTAATTAACAAGACAACCGCGACTGGTCCGCGGTGGACAGCAGGGGCTGTAATGGCCAAACTAAACGCAAAAAAATTAAACAAGGAAAATCAAAATAGATAATTATGGCTGACGGTTTTGTAATTAATGACACCACGTATGCAGGCGAGGCCGCATCGCAATTTATCGTAAAAGCTATTACCGGTGCCGATACCATTAACGGCGGCAACGTGTATGTGAAAGACGGTATTAAAAAGAAATTTACCATTCCGCGCTGGGATGCTACCTATACTGATTTTATTCAGGACAGGGCGGCTACGCCGGTAAGCAAGGGCAGCGCCGTGATTGACGGGCAGGTACTTGACCCTGAGGATTACATGATTTACTACGAGTTTAACCCGCGCGACTTTGAGGACCACTGGTTTGCTACTCAGCTGGATGATACGCTGATTGACAGGGCGCTGCCGCTATCGGTTGAGAGTGTGGTGGTGCAGGAGATATTGAAGCGCCACGCCAAATATTTTAACCAGATTATGTGGAGCGGCGATACCACCCGCAGCGATATTTTTAAATACTTCGACGGGTTTTTGAAAAAGGCTAAAAGTGCCGCTGATACGGTAGTGGTAGCATCGCCCACTACACTGACTGCCGCTAACATTCAGGGCGAGTTTTTAAGGGGTTACAACGGCATACCGGCGGCGTTGCGTTATGATAAGGACATGAAGTTCTTCTGCTCGTACGCCACTTTTGATTTGTATGCCGATAGCCAGGTGAACCAGCAATACAAAGGCATTGATACCACGCAAGAGGGTAAGGATGTGTTTAAGGGCCGCAAGGTTGAAAAGATTGCCGACTTTCCGGACAACACCTTCTTTATTGCCAAGGGCCTGCCCAGCATGGAGAGTAACCTTTGGGTGGGGATGAACTCGGTTGACGATGCCAACATTAAGCTCGAAAAGTTACAGGCCAACTCGGAGCTCTACTTTTTAAAGATGCTGATGAAGGCCGACGTTAACATTGGCTGGAACAGCGAGACCGTTTACTACGGCGCTTAATTGAATATCAGCAGATGACAGAGGATTTAAAAAAGCACCTGGAGCTTAACCCCCAACTGGGCCATGTTTACCTGAATGACAGGGGCGAATGGCTGTTTCACCAGCGCAAGGGTTACGATACCGTATTTACCCGCGATGAGGTAATGGCTGCAGGCCTTGATGGCGATACCGGAGCAATAGCTCCGGACGCCAAAAAGGCTAAAAAAGAGAACAAAAAAACAGAGGACGTTAACCCGGCAGATACCATTGCCGATTAAAACAGAAGGATAAATTATTATGCCAACCACAACATCAAGATTTAGCGGCGCTAAAAACAGGGACAATACCGACAGGATACTGAAGCGGGATTACCAAACACCTGCTTACTCCGCAACCATAGCGCTGGCTATTGCCGCGGTTAACGCGTTTACTTACATTAACCCCACCACCCTAACCGGTGCCGTAACATTTACCGCCAATGTGGATACCCCGTTGATAGGCGATGAGCTGGTGTTTCTGCTGGATTCGGACGCTACAACACGTACGGCAACCTTCGGCACGGGTTTCGCTTCGGCAGGTTCGCTGGCGGTTACTACGGCCAAGTACGCCTATATCAAATTTATATTTAACGGTGCCGTTTGGCAAGAAACAGGCCGCACTGTAACCGCTTAACCCTTAAAAAAATATGCTAAGTAATATCACCTTTATACAGGGCAGTGGCGGCCTGGGCCGCCCATTGGCCGGTCAGGATCATTATTCGGGCTTAATTTTTTATTCGGCCACGCTGCCCTCGGGCTTTAGCGCAAGCAACCGGGTTAAAAAGTTTTTTTCGGTAACCGATGCCGAGAGCGCCGGTATTAACCTGGCCTATACCGACGAAACTAAAGCCACCGCTACCTACCTGGTAAGCGCAGCCGGTAATACCGGCGATACCATTGGCTTTAACGTAACTGAGCCCGGTAGCAAAACTGTAGCGTTGGGCACCTTTACCAAAACTGCTGGCCAAACTACTGTTAACGCCGTAGCCGCAGGTATAGCCGCCGCCATTAACGCCAATACCCAAACTACGGGCTACAGCGCTACGGCACTGGTGGCTACGGTAACTATTACGGCGCGGGCGGGCTTGGGTATTTACCTCAACAGTGGTTCGCCGTTGGTGGTACAATCGCCGGGCGCCATTGCCGGTACCTTGACGCAGTTTGCGGGCGGGGCAGCATCGCGCAATGCGGTATATCATTATCACATCAGCGAGTTTTTCCGCATCCAGCCTAAGGGTGTGTTGTGGGTGGGGATCTTCGCGGTACCATCTGCTTATACCTTCAGCGAGATTGCCACCCTGCAAAGTATTGCCGACGGCTCATTGAGGCAGGTGGGGATTTATAAAGATGCCGCCGCCTTTGCCACAGCCGATTTAACGGCTATTGACCTGGCATGCAAAGCGCAGGATACGGGCCACAAACCTTTGATAGCCCTTTACGGTGCAGATCTGTCAGGCATGGCCGATATTTCGGCCCTTACCGACTTGTCGCTGCTATCGGCCAGTACGGCCAGCGCCATTATTGCGCAGGATGGGGGAGCGGTTGGCGCGGCTCTTTACCAAACCTTCGGCAAATCCATCACCACTTTAGGTGCTCAATTGGGCGCTACGGCCTTAGCCAAGGTGAACGAGGATATTGCCTGGGTACAAAAATTCAACATCAGCAACGGTACCGAGTGCGAAACCCTGGCCTTTGCCAACGGCGTGCTGTTTAGCGATCCATCCGTTACCGATAACCTGCTGAACTACTTAGATGCCCAGCGCTATGTGTTTTTACGCAAATATGTGGGCTACTCGGGCAGCTTTTTCAACTCGTTTAACATGGCGGTGAGCGTAAGCTCGGATTATGCCTACGGCGAGGATAACCGCACCATACAGAAAGCCAAACGCGGCATTTACGCATCGCTGCTGCTGGTATTGAACGGTCCGCTGGTGCTTAATGCCGATGGTACGCTCTCGGCCAACACGCTGGCCTACCTGGAAACCATGACCACGCCCAACCTGGACCAGATGGTGAGGGACGGCGAGATTTCGGCCTATCAGCCGGTGATCGATTCGGCACAAAACGTATCCTCTACCGGTACGCTGGTAATTACCGTGCAGATAGTAGCCGACGGCGTGGCAAGGCAAATACAGGTTCCAATTAGTTACGTACAATCATTAAGCTAAAAAGATATGACAATAACACCATTGATAAACGGCATCAATTACGATTGGGCGAGCATCTCCATCCAGCTCTTCGGGGTGCCCATTACCGGCGTCACCAAGATATCGTACAGCCGAAAACAAAAAAAAGAGAACAACTACGGCGTCGGCCCCTACCCGGTAAGCCGGGGATACTGCAACGTGGAGTACGAGGGCTCGATAGAAA
Proteins encoded in this window:
- a CDS encoding protein-export chaperone SecB, whose protein sequence is MGVTNQPRLNFVGVDISSIHVEVQNQYTNAEIKHSILPKIILPKNLPDNFKVVMDVHIESEGYFNIKTIISGLFILNMEMEDKHRDTFMHLNAPAILFPYVRSFISTLTSNLGSSMGTIIIPPQVFKGEIEVIIESPQIED
- a CDS encoding DUF2586 family protein, which codes for MLSNITFIQGSGGLGRPLAGQDHYSGLIFYSATLPSGFSASNRVKKFFSVTDAESAGINLAYTDETKATATYLVSAAGNTGDTIGFNVTEPGSKTVALGTFTKTAGQTTVNAVAAGIAAAINANTQTTGYSATALVATVTITARAGLGIYLNSGSPLVVQSPGAIAGTLTQFAGGAASRNAVYHYHISEFFRIQPKGVLWVGIFAVPSAYTFSEIATLQSIADGSLRQVGIYKDAAAFATADLTAIDLACKAQDTGHKPLIALYGADLSGMADISALTDLSLLSASTASAIIAQDGGAVGAALYQTFGKSITTLGAQLGATALAKVNEDIAWVQKFNISNGTECETLAFANGVLFSDPSVTDNLLNYLDAQRYVFLRKYVGYSGSFFNSFNMAVSVSSDYAYGEDNRTIQKAKRGIYASLLLVLNGPLVLNADGTLSANTLAYLETMTTPNLDQMVRDGEISAYQPVIDSAQNVSSTGTLVITVQIVADGVARQIQVPISYVQSLS
- a CDS encoding DUF6169 family protein codes for the protein MQNRYNVEPSEDGLTYTFTTRYDIKYHLALTTYQIGEVSAFSLSLYPDEEPQKVDYWIKNTVIKVIGDILNKESNVIFYICDSDDDRQDKRHLIFDYWYQKSSEHFYYISKYNHCFKSEHGYQINSSVLYNNQNPLDDFIIEEFKKALEYS
- a CDS encoding Clp protease ClpP: MKFIYTVDPLAEKPIMLLNDDIGFNTETGKGIDGAKFMAELMALDAMRPKSIEIWINSPGGVVMDGYNIYAAILKSVTKVDTVGVGCMASIAAVIFQAGRTRTMMDYSWLMYHNPFGGDDTKVLEVMRESISKMVARSGKPEAEILAMMQKETYITAQEALEYGFADAIENSAQHNRKRMAAITEPSNFHKEANLILNKLFDTTKASKMSKLITNKLGLNDDATEDSILRAIENMQNKAKTDKEVLEAKIADLEKKMNDDSVEIDKLKKEKDALEKAKDKAEAEKCEAEEEAKTQKAKNAVEEYAKVGRIKNDPKVIDFWTEQFKADEEIAKEQIEALPLNKTAPVINKTTATGPRWTAGAVMAKLNAKKLNKENQNR